The Nicotiana tabacum cultivar K326 chromosome 14, ASM71507v2, whole genome shotgun sequence genome contains a region encoding:
- the LOC107760737 gene encoding uncharacterized protein LOC107760737 has protein sequence MAFLSFTGRILFVSVFVLSAYQEFSEFGVDGGSAAKALSPKFNVFSKHVTTHTGFQVPHVEMKHLVLGALVMKGLGSLLFVFGSSLGAYILLLHQSIATPIVYDFYNYDVDKKEFAQLFVKFTQSLALLGALLFFIGMKNSMPRRSTKKKAPKAKTV, from the exons ATGGCGTTCTTATCATTCACAGGGAGGATTCTCTTTGTATCAGTCTTCGTTCTCTCCGCTTATCAAGA ATTCAGCGAATTTGGGGTTGACGGTGGGTCAGCAGCAAAGGCTTTAAGTCCTAAGTTCAATGTTTTCTCAAAGCATGTGACGACACACACTGGATTTCAAGTACCACATGTAGAG ATGAAACATCTAGTGTTGGGGGCGTTAGTTATGAAGGGTCTTGGAAGCCTTCTTTTTGTCTTTGGTAGCTCTCTTGGAGCTTACATCCTG CTTTTGCATCAGTCCATTGCTACTCCCATCGTATATGACTTCTACAACTATGATGTTGACAAGAAAGAGTTTGCTCAACTTTTTGTCAAGTTTACTCAG AGCTTGGCACTCCTTGGCGCGCTGCTCTTCTTTATCGGCATGAAGAACTCTATGCCCAGGCGATCCACAAAGAAGAAGGCTCCTAAGGCAAAAACAGTTTAA